In Crinalium epipsammum PCC 9333, the genomic window GCAGAGCAGTGTATAACTCACCACCTGATACTACATCAATACCCAAACCGACACTTTTGGCGATCGCGCAGACAGCAAGGCAATTCCAAGCCTTAGAAGCATATAAAACCTGCGACTGACCAGGATAATACCTCTTGAGCGCATCGTTATACTGACTGCAAGTAGTCAAAAGCGTCGTTTCATCCAAAATATATAAAGGTGAACCGAATTCCTGTACTAAGCTTGTGACATCACAGCCACCAACTTCTAGGCAGTCGCGATTGTTAACTTGAGCAGTTATAGGTAAAAGTTCTTGATTGGGTGAGCGATTTGCCTGATTTTTCGGTAGATACTGAAGTCCAGAATTTTGAACCTCAATCGTGTGAGTCGATACCATAATGTGATGTTTTTCCGAGTGAGTTAGAACTAAGGGCTGAGAAATAATTTAGCAATCAACAGTGAGCAGCAATGACTTATTGAACATCATTTCTCCCCACAGTCTCCTCCAACAGAAGGAGCAGGAGCTTGTAACATAAATAATTCCTAATTAATAAATTTTAACTGTTCCCCCTTCACTTTTAACTTATAACTTTTTGACCATGAATTGTCCCCTATTGTTAGTGTACAATTAAAAACTGTGTCTTTTTTAGAACTTAAACCACTAAAAGCTGAACAGCTTCCAGCCGTAGTCGAGCTTGACCAACTTTGTTTCGGTGGTCATTGGACTTTAGACGGTTATCGACGAGAGTTGGAAAGTAGTAGCAGTCATTTCCTGACTGTATGCTTAAGCTCTAAGAGCGTTGATTGCAAGAGCCAAAGTAACTACGATCTTGAAACCTCTAATAATTCTCAATCAGGGCAGCTAACCGCACAACAAAGCAACGCCTTAAATTCCAATTCATTGGGCGTAGCAACGCGTACTGAAGCAGAAATCCCATCTCAATTAATTGGTTTAGGCTGTTTTTGGTCAATTTTAGAAGAAGCTCATATTACATTACTAGCTGTCAATCCTGAATATCAAAATCAAGGGTTGGGTAAGTTGCTGTTTTATGGTTTACTGTATCTTGCTCATCAACAAGGATTAGAGCGGGCAACATTAGAAGTCAGAGTATCTAATCAAACAGCTTTGTATCTCTATAAAAAATTTGGATTTCAGGAGGTGGGTAAGCGTCGCCGCTACTACCAAGATACTGGTGAAGATGCTGTAATTTTATGGCGTAATCATTTAGCAACTGCTGAATTCAACAAAATATTAATGGCATGGCAGCAAGAAATTAAGGCGAATTTGGATACTAAAGGCTGGAATTTATTAATTGCAGATCCCCGCTTCCAAAACAATAAAGAATTTTAGTCGTCAAAAATCATTACCAAAACCTAAGCTATGTAACTTAAGCCAGAACCAAGCTGATTGCTATTTAATACAACAGTAGTAGGGAAACTACTACAAAATTCGGCGCTATTATGGCATCTAATACACCAGCCGAGAGATTTCCCTATGTTAGAATCAGCGTACACTGGCAAGCAGCAGGTGATGGAAAAAAGCCATGTTTGAACGCTTTACAGAAAAAGCCATTAAGGTAATCATGCTGGCTCAGGAAGAAGCACGTCGCCTGGGTCATAATTTTGTCGGTACAGAGCAAATTCTCCTGGGTCTGATCGGGGAAGGAACTGGTGTAGCCGCCAAAGTTTTAAAATCTATGGGTGTCAATCTTAAAGATGCCCGAATTGAAGTAGAAAAAATTATAGGTCGAGGCTCTGGTTTCGTGGCGGTGGAAATTCCCTTCACCCCAAGAGCCAAGCGCGTTCTAGAGTTATCCTTAGAAGAAGCACGTCAACTAGGGCATAACTACATTGGCACCGAACACCTGCTTCTGGGGCTAATTCGAGAAGGGGAAGGCGTAGCTGCCAGAGTATTAGAAAATCTAGGCGTTGACCTTTCTAAGGTACGGACGCAAGTGATTCGGATGCTCGGCGAAACGGCAGAGGTAGGCGCTGGTGCGAGTAGCCAAGGTAGAACAAAGACTCCAACCCTGGACGAATTTGGCTCTAACCTCACCCAGATGGCAGCAGACGGTAAGCTTGACCCTGTGGTGGGACGGAGTAAAGAAATTGAACGGGTGATCCAAATTTTGGGTCGTCGTACTAAGAATAATCCAGTGTTGATTGGGGAACCAGGAGTTGGTAAAACTGCGATCGCAGAAGGTTTAGCCCAACGCATCGCTAACAACGATATTCCTGACATCCTAGAAGAAAAACGAGTCGTCACCTTAGATATTGGTTTGTTAGTAGCTGGAACCAAATATCGCGGTGAATTTGAAGAACGACTCAAGAAAATTATGGATGAAATTCGTCAAGCTGGAAATGTCATTCTAGTAATTGACGAAGTACATACATTAATTGGTGCTGGTGCAGCAGAAGGCGCAATTGATGCAGCCAACATTCTCAAACCAGCTTTAGCTAGAGGTGAGTTGCAGTGTATTGGCGCAACCACCCTGGATGAGTACCGCAAGCATATTGAACGGGATGCTGCTTTAGAACGTCGCTTCCAGCCTGTAATGGTGGGTGAACCAACAGTTGATGAAACTATTGAAATCCTGCACGGGTTGCGCGAACGTTACGAGCAACACCACAAGCTGAAGATTTCTGATCTCGCGTTAGAAGCAGCAGCGAAACTATCAGATCGTTATATTTCTGATCGCTTCTTACCAGATAAGGCAATTGACTTAGTTGATGAAGCTGGTTCGCGGGTGCGTTTGATTAACTCTCAGCTACCTGCGGCTGCGAAGGAATTAGATAAGGAACTGCGTAAGGTTCTTAAAGAAAAAGACGAAGCTGTAAGGTCGCAAGACTTTGATCGGGCTGGTGAATTGCGCGATCGCGAAATGGAAATCAAAGCCGAAATCCGTTCAATCGCTCAAACCAAGAAGTCAGATCCTAAGAGTAGCGATGAAGCTTCACCAGTAGTCACAGAAGAAGATATTGCTCAAATTGTCGCTTCTTGGACTGGTGTACCTGTCAACAAGCTGACGGAATCTGAATCCGAAAAACTGCTGCACATGGAAGATACCCTCCACCAGCGTTTGATCGGTCAAGAAGACGCTGTTAAGGCAGTCTCCCGTGCTATTCGTCGCGCTCGTGTTGGTCTGAAAAACCCCAACAGACCGATTGCAAGCTTTATCTTCTCAGGTCCAACTGGGGTTGGTAAGACAGAACTTGCTAAATCTCTCGCGTCTTACTTCTTCGGTTCAGAAGAAGCAATGATTCGCTTGGATATGTCCGAATACATGGAGCGCCATACAGTTTCTAAGCTGATTGGTTCGCCTCCAGGTTATGTCGGTTACAACGAAGGCGGTCAGTTAACCGAAGCAGTGCGTCGTCGTCCTTATACCGTGATCCTGTTCGATGAAATCGAAAAAGCTCACCCCGATGTCTTCAATATGTTGCTGCAAATCTTAGAAGATGGGCGGTTAACTGACGCAAAGGGTCGCACGGTAGACTTCAAGAATACCTTGCTGATTATGACTTCTAACATCGGTTCTAAGGTGATTGAAAAAGGTGGCGGCGGTCTTGGTTTCGAGTTCAGTGAAAATAAAACTGAATCTCAGTACAACCGGATTCGCTCTTTGGTCAACGAAGAACTCAAGAATTACTTCCGTCCAGAATTCCTCAATCGTCTTGACGAAATCATCGTCTTCCATCAACTAACGAGAGATGAGGTGAAGGAAATCGCCGACATCATGCTCAAAGAGTTGTTCAAACGCTTAAATGATCAGGGAATGTCTTTGGAAGTAACCGAACGGTTTAAGGATCGTTTAGTACAAGAAGGTTACAGCCCTGCTTATGGTGCTAGACCACTGCGTAGAGCAATTATGCGTCTCTTGGAAGATGTGCTGGCTGAGGAAATCCTCTCTGGTCGCCTTAAAGATGGGAACGCAGCAGTTGTTGACGTTGGTGAAGATGGTCAAGTGAAGGTGGAGTTAGGTCAGAAACGAGAAGTACTACCACTTCCCCAAGCTGTTGAGTAAGTTAATAGCGCAAAATTAGTAAAAAAAGTAGAGAGAAAAATCTCTCTACTTTTTT contains:
- the rimI gene encoding ribosomal protein S18-alanine N-acetyltransferase, translating into MSFLELKPLKAEQLPAVVELDQLCFGGHWTLDGYRRELESSSSHFLTVCLSSKSVDCKSQSNYDLETSNNSQSGQLTAQQSNALNSNSLGVATRTEAEIPSQLIGLGCFWSILEEAHITLLAVNPEYQNQGLGKLLFYGLLYLAHQQGLERATLEVRVSNQTALYLYKKFGFQEVGKRRRYYQDTGEDAVILWRNHLATAEFNKILMAWQQEIKANLDTKGWNLLIADPRFQNNKEF
- a CDS encoding ATP-dependent Clp protease ATP-binding subunit, with translation MFERFTEKAIKVIMLAQEEARRLGHNFVGTEQILLGLIGEGTGVAAKVLKSMGVNLKDARIEVEKIIGRGSGFVAVEIPFTPRAKRVLELSLEEARQLGHNYIGTEHLLLGLIREGEGVAARVLENLGVDLSKVRTQVIRMLGETAEVGAGASSQGRTKTPTLDEFGSNLTQMAADGKLDPVVGRSKEIERVIQILGRRTKNNPVLIGEPGVGKTAIAEGLAQRIANNDIPDILEEKRVVTLDIGLLVAGTKYRGEFEERLKKIMDEIRQAGNVILVIDEVHTLIGAGAAEGAIDAANILKPALARGELQCIGATTLDEYRKHIERDAALERRFQPVMVGEPTVDETIEILHGLRERYEQHHKLKISDLALEAAAKLSDRYISDRFLPDKAIDLVDEAGSRVRLINSQLPAAAKELDKELRKVLKEKDEAVRSQDFDRAGELRDREMEIKAEIRSIAQTKKSDPKSSDEASPVVTEEDIAQIVASWTGVPVNKLTESESEKLLHMEDTLHQRLIGQEDAVKAVSRAIRRARVGLKNPNRPIASFIFSGPTGVGKTELAKSLASYFFGSEEAMIRLDMSEYMERHTVSKLIGSPPGYVGYNEGGQLTEAVRRRPYTVILFDEIEKAHPDVFNMLLQILEDGRLTDAKGRTVDFKNTLLIMTSNIGSKVIEKGGGGLGFEFSENKTESQYNRIRSLVNEELKNYFRPEFLNRLDEIIVFHQLTRDEVKEIADIMLKELFKRLNDQGMSLEVTERFKDRLVQEGYSPAYGARPLRRAIMRLLEDVLAEEILSGRLKDGNAAVVDVGEDGQVKVELGQKREVLPLPQAVE